The Vibrio chagasii genome includes a region encoding these proteins:
- the glnE gene encoding bifunctional [glutamate--ammonia ligase]-adenylyl-L-tyrosine phosphorylase/[glutamate--ammonia-ligase] adenylyltransferase, producing MPLPPQLVTHSQSAFEQLLEHQSEAINAWPEPLIEDLKRVLGLSCFIGDCLQRDTVLSTTLPDMLECEERAEGYRGRLAELLSDCTDEMSGQRVLRQFRNREMTYIAWRDFMGSWELEQSLSHLSMLAEAMIFETYQWQYDICCKEWGTPCNEQGEAQPMLIIGMGKLGGGELNFSSDIDLIFTYPENGETQGARRSIANAQFFTRLGQRIIKALDQQTFDGFCYRVDMRLRPFGESGPLVMSYAALEDYYQEQGRDWERYAMVKARVMGSEMYPEYQELRKMLRPFVFRRYIDFSAIQSLRRMKSMISSEVRRRGLSNNIKLGSGGIREVEFIAQVFQLIRGGREPSLRGRGLLETLTAIDSLHLLEAGEVTDLRDAYLFLRRLENLLQAMADKQTQTLPDGEFEQFQLAVAMQFSDWESLITATRAHMANVHNVFEELIGIDEEDANSIASHFSELWDMAHKPDVIEHVLEHDIAIANPPEAAKTIIQFKADIAKKTLGPRGREVLNRLMPKVFQALYTAKDAEFGLSRVLHLLHKIVTRTTYLELLDEHPAALTQLVRLCTASPMISEQLGRYPILLDELIDPQQLYNPVPLESYKTELRDYLARIPEDDMEQQMEGLRQFKQTCILRIAAADIAGVLPVMKVSDHLTYLAEAIVEAGVNQAWLQVSAKFGEPTHLQDREGRGFAVVGYGKVGGWELGYNSDLDIVFMHDCPVHIYTDGKKEIDGRQFYLRLAQRIIHIFSTRTASGILYEVDTRLRPSGVSGLLVSPTDAFDEYQHNDAWTWEHQALTRARMIYGDEQLASAFNKTRHEVLCLPRDEATLKKAVVDMREKMRDHLGGKKADRFMLKQDAGGITDVEFLAQYLVLRYSHEKPKLTRWCDNVRIFESLMSQGIMDEQQGMALTNAYTTLRDEIHHRNLLNLDADVAINKFEMEREHVVHAWKQWMEV from the coding sequence ATGCCATTGCCTCCTCAACTCGTCACTCATTCGCAGTCAGCTTTTGAGCAATTATTAGAGCACCAAAGTGAAGCCATTAATGCTTGGCCTGAGCCGCTAATTGAAGACCTTAAACGCGTCTTAGGATTAAGCTGCTTTATTGGTGATTGCTTACAACGTGATACGGTTTTATCGACGACTCTACCGGATATGTTGGAATGTGAGGAGCGTGCTGAAGGGTATCGTGGACGATTGGCTGAGCTGCTTTCTGATTGTACGGACGAAATGAGCGGTCAGCGAGTGCTACGTCAATTCCGTAATCGAGAAATGACCTATATTGCATGGCGTGACTTTATGGGCTCTTGGGAGCTTGAACAGAGCCTAAGTCATCTCTCTATGTTGGCCGAAGCGATGATCTTCGAGACCTATCAATGGCAGTACGACATTTGCTGTAAAGAGTGGGGCACACCTTGTAATGAACAGGGTGAAGCACAGCCGATGCTTATCATTGGCATGGGTAAGCTTGGTGGCGGTGAACTCAACTTTTCTTCTGATATCGACCTGATTTTTACCTACCCTGAAAATGGCGAAACCCAAGGAGCAAGACGCAGTATCGCCAATGCGCAGTTCTTTACCCGCTTAGGGCAGCGTATTATCAAGGCGCTCGATCAACAAACCTTTGATGGGTTCTGTTATCGCGTCGATATGCGTCTGCGTCCTTTTGGCGAGAGTGGACCATTGGTGATGAGTTACGCCGCTCTGGAAGATTACTACCAAGAACAAGGGCGAGACTGGGAACGTTACGCGATGGTTAAGGCGCGCGTAATGGGCAGTGAAATGTACCCAGAGTATCAAGAGTTGCGCAAGATGCTACGTCCGTTTGTCTTCCGTCGCTATATCGATTTCAGTGCAATTCAATCTTTGCGCCGCATGAAATCGATGATCAGTAGTGAAGTGCGTCGTCGTGGCTTATCCAATAATATCAAGCTCGGCTCAGGCGGTATTCGTGAGGTTGAGTTCATTGCACAAGTCTTCCAACTGATTCGTGGTGGCCGTGAGCCTAGCCTACGTGGACGAGGGCTTTTAGAGACGTTAACCGCCATTGACTCTCTGCATCTGCTAGAAGCCGGAGAAGTGACTGACCTGCGCGATGCTTACCTGTTTTTACGTCGCCTAGAAAACCTACTGCAAGCGATGGCTGACAAGCAAACTCAGACGTTGCCGGATGGTGAGTTTGAACAATTTCAGCTTGCTGTTGCCATGCAATTCAGTGATTGGGAGAGTTTGATTACGGCAACTCGCGCCCATATGGCAAACGTACATAACGTGTTCGAAGAGCTCATTGGAATTGATGAAGAGGACGCTAACTCAATCGCGAGTCACTTCAGTGAGCTGTGGGATATGGCCCATAAGCCGGATGTTATCGAGCATGTATTGGAGCATGATATTGCTATCGCCAATCCGCCTGAAGCGGCGAAAACCATTATTCAATTTAAAGCGGATATCGCTAAGAAAACCCTTGGTCCGCGTGGGCGTGAAGTTCTCAATCGACTGATGCCGAAAGTTTTTCAGGCCTTGTATACTGCTAAAGATGCTGAGTTTGGCTTATCGCGAGTACTGCATTTACTGCATAAAATTGTCACGCGTACCACTTATCTAGAGTTGCTCGATGAGCACCCCGCTGCATTGACTCAACTGGTTCGCTTGTGTACCGCTAGCCCGATGATCTCAGAACAGCTTGGACGTTACCCAATTCTGTTAGATGAACTTATCGACCCTCAGCAGCTCTATAATCCGGTGCCACTTGAGTCTTACAAGACAGAATTACGTGATTACCTTGCTCGTATTCCTGAAGACGACATGGAACAGCAGATGGAAGGTCTGCGTCAGTTTAAGCAGACTTGTATCCTGAGAATTGCCGCGGCTGATATAGCGGGTGTGCTTCCAGTTATGAAGGTGAGTGATCACCTAACTTACTTAGCGGAAGCGATTGTTGAAGCTGGCGTAAACCAAGCTTGGTTACAGGTGTCGGCTAAGTTTGGTGAGCCTACTCACCTTCAAGACCGTGAAGGTCGCGGCTTTGCGGTTGTCGGCTACGGTAAAGTGGGCGGCTGGGAGCTAGGTTACAACTCAGACCTCGATATTGTGTTTATGCACGACTGTCCGGTACACATCTATACTGATGGTAAGAAAGAGATTGATGGGCGCCAATTTTATCTAAGGTTGGCTCAGCGTATTATTCATATCTTCTCGACCAGAACCGCGTCGGGAATCCTGTATGAAGTCGATACTCGCTTGCGTCCATCGGGTGTATCGGGCTTGTTGGTTAGTCCAACCGATGCCTTTGATGAGTATCAGCACAACGACGCATGGACATGGGAGCATCAAGCACTGACTCGAGCTCGTATGATCTACGGTGATGAGCAATTGGCTTCCGCATTCAACAAAACACGTCATGAGGTGTTGTGTTTGCCACGTGATGAAGCAACGTTGAAAAAAGCTGTGGTGGATATGCGAGAAAAAATGCGTGATCACCTTGGCGGCAAAAAAGCGGATCGATTCATGCTCAAACAGGATGCTGGTGGCATCACTGATGTTGAGTTTTTAGCGCAATACTTAGTGTTACGATACAGCCACGAGAAGCCAAAGCTGACACGTTGGTGTGACAATGTCAGAATCTTTGAGAGTCTGATGTCACAAGGAATCATGGACGAGCAACAAGGCATGGCATTGACCAATGCCTACACAACGCTACGCGATGAAATACACCATCGTAACCTACTTAATCTTGATGCTGATGTTGCAATTAATAAGTTCGAAATGGAAAGGGAACATGTGGTTCACGCATGGAAGCAATGGATGGAAGTGTAA
- the hldE gene encoding bifunctional D-glycero-beta-D-manno-heptose-7-phosphate kinase/D-glycero-beta-D-manno-heptose 1-phosphate adenylyltransferase HldE, giving the protein MKPILPDYSQSGVLIVGDVMLDRYWYGPTGRISPEAPVPVVKVENNEERPGGAANVAMNIASLGGHAHVVGLTGKDEPAEVLKNTLGALKVKCDFVELEDYPTITKLRVMSRGQQLIRLDFEDKFENTNPELILSRMEQALPNVRSVILSDYAKGALEHVQSFIQKARAANVPVFIDPKGADLERYRGATLLTPNMAEFELVAGKVKSEEDLIEKGIALIERYDFEALLVTRSENGMTLLRKGQAPFHLPTQAKEVYDVTGAGDTVISVLAASVAAGKPLDEACALANAAAGVVVGKLGTSTLSTIELAEAIHGSQDTDYGVISEAALVEAVKRARAKGEKVVMTNGCFDILHAGHVSYMNHAAELGDRLIVAVNTDESVKRLKGPGRPVNPTDRRMAVLAGLGAVDWVVPFSEDTPQRLISEVLPSILVKGGDYKPEEIAGGAEVIAAGGEVKVLNFEDGCSTTEIIKAIKGGRG; this is encoded by the coding sequence ATGAAACCAATTCTACCTGACTACAGCCAATCAGGTGTTCTTATTGTCGGTGACGTCATGCTTGATCGTTACTGGTATGGTCCAACTGGCCGTATTTCACCAGAAGCACCAGTGCCTGTGGTAAAAGTAGAAAATAACGAAGAGCGTCCAGGTGGTGCTGCCAACGTAGCAATGAATATTGCCTCGCTTGGCGGTCATGCTCATGTTGTTGGTTTAACTGGTAAAGATGAACCAGCTGAGGTGTTGAAAAACACCTTGGGTGCGCTAAAGGTTAAGTGTGATTTTGTTGAGTTAGAAGACTATCCAACCATCACCAAACTACGAGTGATGAGCCGTGGTCAGCAGTTGATCCGTCTTGATTTTGAAGACAAATTCGAAAACACAAACCCAGAGCTTATTCTGTCTCGCATGGAGCAAGCCCTACCAAATGTACGTTCGGTTATCTTGTCGGATTACGCGAAAGGTGCATTAGAGCATGTACAGAGCTTCATTCAAAAAGCACGTGCAGCCAATGTTCCTGTATTCATCGATCCCAAAGGTGCGGATTTAGAGCGCTACCGTGGTGCGACATTACTTACACCAAACATGGCAGAGTTTGAGCTGGTTGCAGGTAAAGTGAAATCAGAAGAAGATCTTATCGAGAAGGGTATTGCCTTGATCGAGAGGTATGACTTTGAAGCTTTATTGGTGACTCGCAGTGAAAATGGTATGACGTTACTACGTAAAGGTCAGGCACCATTCCACTTGCCAACTCAAGCGAAAGAAGTTTACGACGTGACAGGTGCTGGTGATACGGTTATCTCCGTTCTTGCTGCTTCTGTTGCTGCCGGTAAACCATTGGATGAAGCGTGTGCATTAGCGAACGCGGCAGCTGGTGTGGTGGTTGGTAAGCTAGGTACATCGACACTTTCTACTATTGAACTAGCGGAAGCGATTCACGGCAGTCAAGACACAGACTACGGTGTGATCTCAGAAGCGGCACTGGTTGAGGCGGTAAAACGTGCTCGCGCGAAAGGTGAAAAGGTCGTTATGACCAATGGCTGCTTTGATATTCTGCATGCGGGGCATGTTTCTTACATGAACCATGCGGCTGAACTGGGCGACCGTTTGATCGTTGCCGTTAATACCGACGAATCTGTTAAGCGTTTGAAAGGCCCTGGTCGTCCTGTGAACCCAACTGATCGTCGTATGGCGGTATTGGCGGGCTTAGGTGCAGTTGACTGGGTGGTGCCTTTCTCTGAAGACACACCTCAACGTTTGATCTCTGAAGTACTACCAAGCATCTTAGTGAAAGGCGGTGATTACAAGCCTGAAGAGATCGCAGGTGGTGCGGAAGTGATTGCTGCTGGTGGTGAAGTTAAAGTACTTAACTTTGAAGATGGTTGCTCGACTACTGAAATCATTAAAGCGATCAAAGGCGGTCGAGGTTAA
- the tolC gene encoding outer membrane channel protein TolC, translating to MKKLLPLFISAAIGSLSSSAFADTLAEVYDQAKQNDPQLLRSAAQRDAAFEAVTSSRSSLLPQINLKASYDINRGDRNDDSNDNNQWEVGIGFSQELYQRSSWITLDTAEKSARQADSAYAAEQQALILRTATAYFDVLRAQDNLEFVRAEKAAVARQLEQTKQRFEVGLSAITDVHDAQAQFDGVLADEVLAENTLTNSYEGLREITGQEHSELSILDTDRFSASKSSESAAALVEQAEQKNLSLLAARISQDVAKDNISLASSGHLPSLTLDGNYGLGEQTNSSNSGLDYDADNLNIGLNLVVPLYSGGNTTSLTKQAEYNYVAASEDLEATYRSVVKDVRAFNNNISASIGALRAYEQSVVSAQSALEATEAGFDVGTRTIVDVLDSTRRLYDANKNLSDARYNYILSVLQLRQAVGTLSEQDIVDVNAGLKVASK from the coding sequence ATGAAAAAACTGCTTCCACTATTTATCAGTGCAGCAATTGGCAGCCTGAGTTCATCAGCTTTCGCTGATACGCTAGCTGAAGTTTATGACCAAGCAAAACAGAACGACCCACAGCTTCTTCGTTCAGCAGCGCAGCGCGATGCCGCTTTTGAAGCAGTAACGTCAAGCCGTAGCTCTTTGTTACCGCAAATTAATCTAAAAGCAAGTTACGATATCAACCGTGGTGACCGCAATGATGATAGCAATGACAACAATCAATGGGAGGTTGGCATTGGGTTTAGCCAAGAGCTATACCAACGCTCTTCATGGATCACTCTAGATACCGCAGAGAAGTCGGCTCGCCAGGCTGATTCAGCATACGCGGCAGAACAACAAGCGTTAATTCTAAGAACAGCGACAGCTTACTTCGACGTACTTCGTGCTCAAGACAACCTAGAGTTTGTTCGTGCAGAAAAAGCAGCCGTTGCTCGTCAGCTTGAGCAAACGAAGCAACGCTTTGAAGTAGGTCTTTCTGCAATTACCGATGTACATGATGCACAAGCTCAGTTTGATGGTGTTTTAGCAGACGAAGTATTAGCAGAAAACACTTTGACTAATAGCTACGAAGGTTTACGTGAAATCACAGGCCAAGAGCACTCAGAGCTGAGCATCCTAGATACTGACCGCTTCTCTGCAAGCAAGTCCTCAGAATCAGCGGCAGCGCTTGTTGAACAGGCTGAGCAAAAGAACCTTAGCCTACTCGCTGCACGTATCTCTCAAGACGTAGCAAAAGACAACATCTCTCTAGCAAGCTCTGGTCACCTACCAAGCCTAACATTAGATGGCAACTATGGACTTGGAGAACAAACTAACAGCTCGAACAGCGGTCTAGATTACGATGCTGATAACCTGAATATTGGTTTGAACTTAGTTGTACCGCTATACTCGGGTGGTAACACAACTTCTTTGACTAAACAGGCTGAATACAACTACGTTGCAGCAAGTGAAGATCTAGAAGCAACTTACCGTAGCGTTGTTAAAGACGTACGTGCCTTTAACAACAACATCAGTGCTTCAATTGGTGCTCTACGCGCTTACGAACAATCAGTTGTTTCTGCTCAATCAGCTCTAGAAGCGACGGAAGCAGGTTTCGATGTAGGTACTCGTACTATCGTTGACGTACTAGATTCAACTCGTCGTCTTTACGATGCGAACAAGAACCTCTCAGACGCTCGTTACAACTACATCCTAAGTGTACTTCAGCTTCGTCAAGCCGTTGGTACGCTAAGCGAGCAAGACATCGTTGATGTAAACGCAGGTCTAAAAGTAGCAAGTAAGTAA
- the nudF gene encoding ADP-ribose diphosphatase, which yields MQQSDNQRHEFTPQDVEIVSKETLFRGFFKMVKYTFKHKLFEGGWSQPIEREMFERGHAVALLPYDPVRDEVVIVEQIRVGALEHENPWQYEIVAGIIDTDESPQDVARREAMEEAGVEVGTVLPITSYYPSSGGCSEKLDVFVGCVDATTAKGVHGLDYEGEDIRVQVMSREAAYQLVKDGVFENGATIIALQWLQLNYQELQSEWVA from the coding sequence ATGCAACAGTCTGACAATCAACGACATGAGTTTACTCCGCAAGATGTGGAAATAGTCTCAAAAGAGACGCTGTTTCGTGGTTTTTTCAAAATGGTTAAGTACACATTTAAGCATAAGCTGTTTGAGGGAGGCTGGAGCCAACCGATAGAACGTGAAATGTTTGAGCGTGGTCATGCTGTCGCTTTGCTACCTTATGATCCTGTGCGCGATGAAGTGGTGATCGTTGAACAGATCCGCGTTGGTGCTTTAGAGCATGAGAACCCTTGGCAATACGAAATTGTTGCTGGGATCATTGATACCGATGAGTCGCCTCAAGATGTGGCTCGTCGTGAAGCGATGGAAGAAGCCGGAGTCGAAGTCGGAACTGTGTTGCCCATTACTTCATATTACCCTTCATCAGGTGGTTGCTCAGAAAAGCTAGATGTTTTTGTTGGCTGTGTGGATGCCACCACGGCCAAAGGGGTGCACGGATTGGATTACGAAGGTGAGGATATTCGTGTACAAGTGATGAGCCGTGAAGCCGCTTATCAGTTAGTGAAAGACGGTGTGTTTGAAAATGGAGCCACAATCATTGCGCTGCAATGGCTACAATTGAACTACCAAGAATTACAGTCAGAGTGGGTGGCTTAA
- a CDS encoding DUF1249 family protein, which yields MPNIAVKKPYHVDLAELMRVYETNYAKLNALLPVGHEVGDVRCYQAVNMVYQLTVNEVTKYTTLIDICQSDAMPVFPLPKMSVRLYHDARVAEVCASGDFSRVKAKYDYPNTKLLQKDEKFQLNKFLGEWLTFCLKTGISRSPIAF from the coding sequence ATGCCAAATATAGCGGTCAAAAAACCGTATCATGTTGATCTTGCTGAATTGATGCGAGTCTATGAGACGAATTATGCCAAACTCAACGCTTTGTTACCGGTTGGGCATGAGGTTGGTGATGTCCGCTGTTACCAAGCCGTTAATATGGTGTATCAATTGACAGTGAATGAGGTCACAAAATACACCACATTAATAGATATATGTCAGAGTGACGCGATGCCAGTGTTTCCTTTGCCAAAAATGTCTGTCAGGCTATATCACGATGCTCGAGTTGCAGAAGTGTGCGCTAGTGGGGATTTTTCGCGAGTTAAAGCGAAATACGACTATCCCAACACTAAACTTCTGCAAAAGGATGAGAAATTTCAATTGAATAAATTTCTTGGGGAATGGTTAACGTTTTGTTTAAAAACTGGTATCAGCCGTAGCCCTATTGCCTTTTAA
- the cpdA gene encoding 3',5'-cyclic-AMP phosphodiesterase yields MELSHTSKFDESSIKLVQLTDTHLFAPSNGSLLSINTQDSFRAVVDGIVSQGFDYQAILATGDISQDHSAESYQKFESGIQPLEKPCYWLPGNHDFKPNMGSVLPSPQIQCVEHVLLGERWQMIMLDSQVVGVPHGRLSDQQLDLLEQKLAEFPERNTLVLLHHHPLLVGSAWLDQHNLKDADQFWDVVQQHSNVKAVLCGHVHQDMNREHHGVQVMATPSTCVQFKPNSDDFAVDTLSPGWREIELHQDGTVSTQVRRLPNGQFLPDFEAAGY; encoded by the coding sequence TTGGAATTATCACATACTTCAAAATTTGATGAGAGCAGTATTAAGCTTGTGCAGCTAACGGATACGCATTTATTTGCGCCGAGCAATGGCAGCTTACTAAGCATCAACACTCAAGATAGCTTTCGTGCTGTAGTCGATGGCATTGTTAGTCAGGGCTTTGACTATCAAGCGATCTTAGCGACTGGTGATATTTCTCAAGATCACAGCGCAGAGTCATACCAGAAATTTGAATCAGGGATTCAACCCTTAGAAAAACCGTGTTACTGGCTACCTGGAAACCATGATTTTAAGCCTAATATGGGCAGTGTTTTACCATCACCACAGATTCAATGTGTCGAACATGTATTGCTGGGCGAGCGTTGGCAAATGATCATGTTGGACTCTCAAGTGGTTGGCGTACCTCACGGACGCCTGAGCGATCAACAACTTGATTTGCTTGAGCAAAAGCTGGCGGAATTCCCTGAGCGCAATACCTTGGTTTTGTTGCACCATCACCCTTTGCTAGTCGGCAGTGCATGGCTCGATCAACACAATTTGAAAGATGCAGATCAGTTCTGGGATGTGGTTCAACAGCATTCTAATGTCAAAGCGGTATTGTGTGGTCATGTTCATCAAGACATGAACCGAGAGCACCATGGTGTACAAGTTATGGCAACTCCGTCGACTTGTGTTCAGTTCAAACCGAACTCAGATGACTTCGCTGTAGATACTTTATCTCCTGGTTGGAGAGAGATTGAATTGCATCAAGACGGTACGGTGAGTACTCAAGTTCGTCGCTTGCCTAACGGGCAGTTCTTACCTGATTTTGAAGCCGCTGGTTATTAA
- the yqiA gene encoding esterase YqiA, which translates to MSESIEQTAKPSLLLYIHGFNSSSRSHKATVMTEYCAEHRADIKVLTPQLPSFPQQAALYLQQLVEQYKEQYQIALVGSSLGGYLSTWLNSHYGFKAVVVNPAVKPYELLVDYLGEQVNPYTNERYVLETKHIDELKALDVPAITKPSDFWLLQQTEDEVLDYRQAVEKYQGATQTVEEGGDHSFVDFERYPQQIITFLNL; encoded by the coding sequence ATGTCTGAATCTATCGAGCAAACTGCGAAACCATCACTGCTTCTCTATATTCATGGTTTTAACAGTTCATCTCGCTCTCACAAAGCGACGGTGATGACTGAGTATTGCGCCGAGCATCGTGCGGATATTAAGGTACTAACACCTCAATTGCCTAGCTTCCCGCAGCAAGCTGCACTTTACCTGCAGCAGCTGGTGGAACAATACAAAGAACAGTACCAGATCGCGTTGGTTGGCAGCTCGTTAGGTGGCTATCTTTCAACTTGGCTCAACAGCCACTATGGCTTTAAAGCGGTTGTAGTAAACCCTGCGGTGAAACCATATGAGTTACTTGTCGACTACTTAGGTGAGCAAGTAAACCCATACACAAATGAACGATATGTCTTAGAGACTAAGCATATCGATGAGTTGAAGGCATTAGATGTTCCAGCTATCACAAAGCCAAGTGATTTCTGGTTACTTCAACAAACGGAAGATGAAGTTCTGGATTACCGACAAGCGGTAGAGAAGTATCAAGGTGCAACCCAAACAGTAGAAGAGGGTGGGGATCATAGCTTTGTTGATTTTGAACGCTACCCACAGCAAATCATCACCTTTCTAAACCTATAA
- the parE gene encoding DNA topoisomerase IV subunit B has protein sequence MTEQYNAKDLEVLEGLDPVRHRPGMYTETERPNHLAQEVIDNSVDEALAGHAKKIKVVLHADQSLEVTDDGRGMPVDIHPEKGISGVELILTKLHSGGKFSNNNYKFSGGLHGVGISVVNALSKRVEVTVRREGEVHEIALEHGKAVTELTVTGTCGHRNSGTSVHFWPDPKYFDSSKFSTLRLINNLRAKAVLCPGLEITFSDKVNNEEHKWFYEDGLKDYLAEGVKGYTLLPEEPYVGEFVAETEMANWAIIWQPEGGDMITESYVNLVPTKQGGTHVNGLRQGLLDAMREFCEFRNLLPRGVKLTGDDIFDRCSYVLSVKMQDPQFAGQTKERLSSRQTAAFVSGVVKDAFSLWLNEKPQLAEQLAEACIANAHRRMRASKKVVRKKVASGPALPGKLTDCSVQDLNRTEIFFVEGDSAGGSAKQARDREFQAVMPLRGKILNTWEVSADQVLASQEVHDISVALGIDPDNDDLSGLRYGKICILADADSDGLHIATLLCALFTRHFSALVEAGHIYVAMPPLYRIDCGKEVFYALDDDEKDGVLERLSKKKSKINVQRFKGLGEMNPLQLRETTMDPNTRRLVQLTIDDNEATLEMMDMLLGKKRADDRRTWLQTNGDMAEV, from the coding sequence ATGACTGAACAATATAATGCAAAAGACCTCGAGGTACTTGAAGGTCTCGACCCTGTGCGACACCGCCCAGGTATGTATACCGAGACAGAAAGGCCGAACCACCTTGCCCAAGAAGTCATTGATAACTCGGTCGATGAAGCTCTAGCGGGACACGCTAAGAAAATCAAAGTTGTGCTTCATGCAGACCAATCATTAGAAGTTACCGATGATGGCCGTGGTATGCCTGTTGATATCCACCCAGAGAAAGGTATCTCAGGTGTTGAGCTGATCCTAACCAAGCTCCACTCTGGTGGTAAGTTCTCGAATAACAACTACAAGTTTTCTGGTGGTTTGCACGGTGTAGGTATCTCGGTAGTAAACGCCCTGTCTAAGCGTGTTGAGGTTACGGTTCGCCGTGAAGGTGAAGTTCATGAAATCGCTCTAGAGCATGGTAAAGCGGTTACTGAACTGACGGTTACAGGCACTTGTGGTCATCGCAACAGTGGTACATCAGTACACTTCTGGCCTGACCCTAAATACTTCGATAGCTCTAAGTTTTCAACGCTTCGTCTAATCAACAATTTACGTGCGAAAGCGGTACTTTGCCCGGGGTTGGAAATCACCTTTAGCGACAAAGTGAACAATGAAGAACACAAATGGTTCTATGAAGATGGTCTAAAAGACTATCTTGCTGAAGGCGTGAAAGGTTACACCCTGTTGCCTGAAGAGCCTTATGTCGGTGAATTCGTTGCTGAAACGGAAATGGCCAACTGGGCGATCATCTGGCAGCCAGAAGGCGGCGATATGATCACCGAGAGTTACGTGAACCTGGTACCGACTAAACAAGGCGGTACGCACGTAAACGGTCTACGCCAAGGTCTATTGGATGCAATGCGTGAGTTCTGTGAATTCCGTAATCTATTACCACGTGGCGTTAAGCTAACGGGTGATGACATCTTCGACCGCTGTTCATACGTGCTATCGGTGAAGATGCAAGATCCTCAGTTTGCAGGTCAAACAAAAGAGCGTTTATCTTCTCGTCAAACCGCAGCATTTGTTTCTGGTGTCGTAAAAGATGCCTTCAGCCTGTGGTTGAATGAAAAACCACAACTGGCGGAGCAGTTAGCGGAAGCTTGTATTGCGAATGCGCACCGTCGTATGCGTGCCAGTAAGAAAGTAGTACGTAAGAAAGTCGCGTCTGGCCCTGCACTACCAGGTAAGCTAACGGACTGTTCGGTACAAGATTTGAATCGCACTGAAATCTTCTTCGTGGAAGGGGACTCGGCGGGTGGTTCTGCTAAGCAAGCTCGCGATCGTGAGTTCCAAGCAGTAATGCCATTGCGCGGTAAAATCCTAAATACATGGGAAGTGTCTGCAGACCAAGTATTGGCCTCTCAAGAAGTTCATGATATCTCAGTGGCTTTGGGTATTGACCCAGACAACGACGATTTATCAGGCCTGCGTTACGGTAAGATTTGTATCCTTGCCGATGCGGACTCGGATGGACTTCATATCGCGACACTACTATGTGCACTATTCACTCGTCACTTCAGCGCACTTGTTGAAGCGGGTCATATCTATGTAGCAATGCCGCCACTGTATCGTATCGACTGTGGTAAAGAGGTGTTCTACGCATTGGATGACGATGAGAAGGATGGCGTACTTGAGCGCTTGTCTAAGAAGAAATCCAAAATCAACGTACAACGATTCAAAGGTCTGGGTGAGATGAACCCACTTCAGCTACGTGAAACCACCATGGATCCAAATACTCGTCGCCTTGTTCAATTAACTATTGACGATAACGAAGCGACACTTGAGATGATGGACATGCTGCTAGGTAAAAAACGCGCTGATGATCGCCGTACATGGCTACAGACTAACGGTGATATGGCCGAGGTATAA